In Mangifera indica cultivar Alphonso chromosome 1, CATAS_Mindica_2.1, whole genome shotgun sequence, a single genomic region encodes these proteins:
- the LOC123220581 gene encoding calcium-transporting ATPase 2, plasma membrane-type-like — MESYLQEHFDVRPKHSSPEALEKWRHVCGVVKNPKRRFRFTANLSKRHEADAMRKTNQEKLRIAVLVSKAAIQFTLGVPTSDYTVPEEVKAAGFQVCADELGSIVEGHDVKKLKFHNGVSGIADELSTSVTNGLTTDNDLFNRRKEIYGINKFAESEPRGFWVFVWEALHDMTLMILGLCAFVSLIVGLAMEGWPKGAHDGLGIVASILLVVFVTATSDYRQSLQFRDLDKEKKKIVIQATRNGFRQRLSIYDLLPGDIVHLGIGDQVPADGLFVSGFSVSIDESSLTGESEPVMVNAEHPFMLSGTKIQDGSCKMMVTTVGMRTQWGKLMATLSEGGDDETPLQVKLNGVATIIGKVGLFFAIVTFVVLVQRLFSQKLQEGTIWSWSGDEALKMLEFFAVAVTIVVVAVPEGLPLAVTLSLAFAMKKMMNDKALVRHLAACETMGSATNICSDKTGTLTTNHMTVVKTCICMNIKEISDCDGASSLCSELPESAAKLLLQSIFSNTGGEVVVNKDGKREILGSPTETAILELGLSLGGDFQKIRQTVKLVKVEPFNSTKKRMGVVLELPEGGLRAHCKGASEIILASCDKVIDSNGDVVPLNEASINHLKKTIDQFASEALRTLCLAYMELDNGFLPDNPMPVSGYTCIGIVGIKDPVRPGVKESVALCRSAGITVRMVTGDNINTAKAIARECGILTDDGIAIEGPDFREKKLEELVELIPKIQVMARSSPLDKHTLVKHLRTTFDEVVAVTGDGTNDAPALHEADIGLAMGIAGTEVAKESADVIILDDNFSTIATVAKWGRSVYINIQKFVQFQLTVNVVALIVNFSSACLTGSAPLTAVQLLWVNMIMDTLGAVALATEPPTDELMKRSPVGRRGNFISNVMWRNILGQSIYQFTMIWLLLAKGKEYFSLDGPDSNIVLNTLIFNAFVFCQVFNEISSREMEKINVFKGILNNNVFVGVVGVTVIFQIIIVELLGTFANTAPLTLSQWGFCLFIGFLGMPIAAILKMIPV; from the exons ATGGAGAGCTATTTGCAAGAGCACTTTGATGTCAGACCGAAACATTCGTCCCCAGAGGCGCTGGAGAAATGGAGACATGTCTGTGGAGTCGTCAAAAATCCCAAACGAAGGTTTCGATTCACTGCCAACCTCTCCAAACGTCACGAGGCTGATGCTATGCGCAAAACCAACCAG GAAAAGTTGCGGATTGCTGTACTGGTTTCCAAAGCTGCAATTCAATTTACTTTGG GCGTGCCAACAAGTGACTACACTGTACCTGAAGAAGTCAAAGCTGCTGGCTTTCAAGTGTGTGCTGATGAGTTAGGGTCCATCGTTGAAGGCCATGAtgtaaaaaaactcaaatttcatAATGGAGTCTCTGGTATTGCAGATGAATTGTCTACATCAGTAACTAATGGGCTCACTACTGATAATGATCTGTTTAATCGTCGAAAGGAGATATATGGAATCAATAAATTTGCGGAGAGTGAACCTCGGGGTTTCTGGGTATTTGTCTGGGAAGCTCTCCACGATATGACACTTATGATACTTGGGTTGTGTGCTTTTGTCTCTTTAATAGTTGGATTAGCAATGGAAGGATGGCCTAAAGGGGCACATGATGGCCTTGGAATTGTTGCCAGTATCTTGTTGGTTGTATTCGTCACAGCAACGAGTGATTATCGCCAATCTCTACAGTTCAGGGATctagacaaagagaaaaagaagatagTAATTCAAGCAACAAGAAATGGATTCAGACAGAGATTGTCTATCTATGATTTACTTCCAGGTGATATAGTACATTTGGGGATTGGAGACCAAGTCCCTGCAGATGGACTTTTTGTATCAGGATTTTCAGTCTCAATTGATGAATCAAGTTTGACTGGGGAGAGTGAACCAGTAATGGTGAATGCAGAACATCCTTTTATGCTTTCTGGAACCAAGATTCAAGATGGCTCATGCAAGATGATGGTCACTACTGTTGGGATGAGAACCCAATGGGGTAAACTGATGGCAACTCTTAGCGAAGGGGGTGATGATGAAACTCCATTGCAAGTGAAATTGAATGGAGTCGCCACTATTATAGGCAAGGTAGGCCTTTTCTTTGCCATAGTGACATTTGTAGTTTTGGTGCAACGACTATTTAGTCAAAAGCTTCAAGAGGGGACCATTTGGAGTTGGTCTGGTGATGAAGCTTTGAAAATGTTGGAATTCTTTGCTGTTGCTGTTAcaattgttgttgttgctgttcCAGAGGGGCTTCCTTTAGCTGTGACATTGAGCCTTGCCTTTgcaatgaagaagatgatgaatgaTAAAGCACTTGTTCGTCATCTTGCAGCTTGTGAGACAATGGGTTCAGCTACAAATATTTGTAGTGACAAAACAGGCACACTAACCACTAATCACATGACTGTTGTGAAAACCTGCATCTGTATGAATATCAAGGAGATAAGTGATTGTGATGGGGCTTCTAGCTTGTGCTCAGAACTTCCTGAATCTGCAGCAAAACTTTTGCTACAATCAATATTTAGTAACACTGGGGGTGAAGTAGTCGTTAACAAAGATGGAAAACGTGAGATATTAGGGTCACCCACTGAGACTGCTATATTGGAGTTAGGCTTGTCACTTGGTGGAGACTTCCAGAAAATACGACAAACAGTGAAGCTTGTTAAAGTTGAGCCATTCAACTCTACTAAGAAACGGATGGGTGTTGTGCTGGAGCTCCCTGAAGGAGGTTTAAGAGCCCACTGTAAAGGTGCTTCAGAAATAATCTTGGCTTCCTGTGACAAGGTAATTGATTCGAATGGTGACGTTGTTCCCCTTAACGAAGCATCCATTAACCATCTCAAAAAAACAATTGATCAGTTTGCTAGTGAGGCTCTTCGAACTTTGTGTCTTGCCTACATGGAACTGGATAATGGATTTTTACCGGATAATCCTATGCCAGTTTCTGGGTATACTTGTATAGGAATTGTTGGTATTAAGGATCCTGTTCGTCCTGGTGTTAAGGAGTCTGTTGCACTTTGTCGTTCAGCTGGTATCACTGTTAGAATGGTTACTGGAGACAACATAAACACTGCAAAGGCTATAGCTAGGGAATGTGGGATCCTTACCGATGATGGTATAGCCATTGAAGGTCCTGATTTTAGGGAGAAGAAATTGGAGGAATTGGTTGAATTAATTCCCAAAATTCAG gtgATGGCTCGATCTTCACCTCTAGACAAGCATACATTGGTAAAGCACTTGCGGACTACATTTGATGAAGTGGTAGCTGTGACTGGTGATGGAACAAATGATGCCCCAGCACTTCATGAAGCAGATATTGGACTAGCAATGGGTATTGCTGGAACTGAG GTGGCTAAGGAGAGTGCTGATGTAATTATTCTGGATGATAATTTCTCCACAATTGCAACAGTAGCCAAGTGGGGACGTTCAGTTtacataaatattcaaaaatttgtaCAGTTTCAGCTGACGGTTAATGTTGTTGcactaattgttaatttttcttctGCTTGCTTGACAG GGAGTGCTCCCCTCACAGCTGTTCAACTATTGTGGGTCAATATGATAATGGATACACTGGGAGCAGTTGCACTGGCCACAGAGCCTCCAACTGATGAATTAATGAAGCGCTCACCAGTTGGGAGGAGAGGAAATTTTATCAGTAATGTCATGTGGAGGAATATCTTAGGGCAATCGATTTATCAGTTTACTATGATATGGTTGCTGCTGGCAAAGGgaaaagaatatttttctcttgatGGCCCAGATTCTAATATAGTCTTGAACACACTTATATTCAACGCATTTGTCTTTTGCCAG GTTTTTAACGAGATAAGCTCGCGGGAGAtggaaaaaattaatgttttcaaaGGCATACTGAATAACAATGTTTTCGTGGGTGTTGTGGGTGTCACTGTTATCTTCCAAATCATTATTGTTGAGCTCCTAGGTACTTTTGCCAATACAGCACCTCTCACTTTGTCACAGTGGGGTTTCTGCTTATTCATAGGATTCTTAGGCATGCCAATTGCAGCTATTTTAAAGATGATTCCTGTGTAA